The following are encoded together in the Candidatus Hinthialibacter antarcticus genome:
- a CDS encoding two-component regulator propeller domain-containing protein produces MWFSSQLGICRYDGYEFLTFTSDKDSPIQLIADHVNIMLEDDHNNLWAGTAKGLTRLNAQRDLGSHFQHDPDDESSLSSNAVYCMTQDQFGRLWVGTSKGFDLFDYETETFTRFPVKAQDDTGAIACASAIYSGEENSIWLGTIGRGVIHYQLDTGEETIYEPANTNLTSDVIRCIVPAADGGLWVGIWEGGLAYLDPDLHQFQVYLPDPENPHSISSQTVTSVFEDAMGLVWVTTWDGLNFFDPKTKEFSHEVHDPKNPFSISSNILSQVYQDASGSMWIGTFETGLNRYDPLQYQFDSIHSNPFSENSLPSDSLYAVCGDQEDQLWIGTYNGLSVYDSNTEIFETFQHNPNDPKSLSHNIITALTEDPSGRIWIGTWTKGLNHYDPAAKTFTRYPYTDDDHNNASDSVLNNNIVRAILAVDDHSIWVGTEKGGINILDPETSMFRYYRHDPNDQTSISGNDIRTIYQDSKGRIWVGSFNYGLNLYQPEQNNFQRYPYDDETQNSLNGNRINCILEGNQGLIWIGTNKGLNSFDPSSNQFTFYDAPDQNIKAILQAENGALWFSTDTGIACFHIEKENFIFFDDHDGIYCSPFRQNVASVIDEQMFVFGGSGGLVKFDPALIAINTYAPPIVINSLSVLNRKYGLSQTNPRGEIELDFTQNSVSFQFAALNYTNTAQNRYRYRLNGYESNWNETDASNRSIQYTNLPPGDYKFEVMGSNNDGVWNPKPAMLSIAIHPDIWHSSWFRSFLIFAFIAIAVIIYRLSVERAAALNAERLKTEFLANMSHEIRTPINGIIGMNELLLGTELSPRQRGYLEHSENSANHLLNLINEVLDLSKIDSGQLKMSPIELDFREQLYEAVYSISEKAHEKGIELLCHVSPDVPAILIGDELRFKQVVLNLIGNAIKFTDDGEVECDVSVVHQHNSEIMLQFKIRDTGIGVPVEKQNTVFNLFHQADATTTRQYGGTGLGLNISMKIIEMMNGKIWIDSPYLERSKNVTGGPGSAFFFTAKFGVAENQIVPVLSDPANWVNLRILIVDDNSTNLLILRDMVKNSWKMIPHLALNTEQADQILAEYAMHENPIRVAIIDGLMPNENGLSLAKRVRQHPSYSSIKIVLLSSIESHYLPNHQNRKFVDGMLLKPVKQSDLYNSLSKIIDHTPTQKSKEPKEESAVKPFTKSLNILLVEDDEVNQLVTIKRLQLMGHTVQIAANGQQAVNKHLRETFDVILMDLHMPVMDGVEATIAIRNRELDTQKHTPIIAMSAAVMQEDRDRCVESGMDGFIAKPVRSEILHKKFHEMFG; encoded by the coding sequence ATGTGGTTTAGTTCGCAATTGGGAATCTGCCGCTATGACGGCTATGAGTTCCTCACATTTACCAGCGATAAAGACAGCCCGATCCAACTCATTGCTGACCATGTAAACATCATGCTCGAAGACGACCACAACAATTTGTGGGCCGGAACAGCAAAAGGCCTGACGCGGCTCAATGCCCAACGAGACCTCGGTTCACATTTCCAGCATGATCCTGATGACGAATCATCCCTGTCAAGCAACGCCGTTTATTGTATGACCCAAGATCAATTCGGTCGGTTATGGGTGGGTACCTCAAAAGGCTTCGACCTGTTCGATTATGAAACTGAAACCTTTACGCGGTTCCCGGTCAAAGCCCAAGACGACACTGGCGCCATTGCATGCGCATCAGCCATTTATTCTGGCGAAGAAAACTCCATTTGGCTGGGAACCATAGGCCGCGGCGTCATTCATTATCAGTTAGACACTGGCGAAGAGACCATTTATGAACCCGCCAATACCAATCTTACCTCCGACGTCATCCGCTGCATCGTCCCCGCCGCTGATGGAGGCCTTTGGGTGGGAATCTGGGAAGGCGGACTCGCCTATCTCGACCCGGACCTACATCAGTTCCAAGTCTATTTGCCCGATCCTGAAAATCCACACTCGATCTCAAGCCAAACCGTTACGTCGGTTTTTGAAGATGCAATGGGTTTGGTCTGGGTCACGACATGGGACGGATTAAATTTCTTTGATCCCAAGACAAAAGAATTTTCTCATGAAGTGCATGACCCAAAAAACCCTTTTAGCATCAGCAGCAACATTCTCTCCCAAGTATATCAAGACGCTTCCGGTTCAATGTGGATCGGAACCTTTGAGACGGGGCTTAACCGCTATGACCCGTTGCAATACCAATTCGACTCGATCCACAGCAACCCGTTTTCTGAAAACAGCCTCCCCTCTGATTCTTTATATGCCGTTTGTGGAGATCAAGAGGACCAACTGTGGATAGGAACTTACAACGGACTCAGCGTTTACGATTCCAACACTGAAATATTTGAGACATTTCAACACAATCCAAACGACCCAAAAAGCCTCAGCCATAATATAATCACAGCCTTGACGGAAGACCCAAGCGGACGCATCTGGATCGGAACCTGGACGAAAGGCTTAAACCACTACGACCCCGCCGCCAAGACGTTTACTCGCTATCCCTACACCGACGATGACCATAACAATGCTTCCGATAGCGTCTTAAACAATAATATTGTACGGGCGATTTTGGCGGTTGACGATCACTCGATTTGGGTAGGAACAGAAAAAGGCGGCATTAACATTCTCGACCCAGAGACATCCATGTTTCGTTATTACCGCCACGACCCAAACGATCAAACCTCCATTAGCGGGAACGACATCCGAACAATCTACCAGGATTCGAAAGGCCGGATATGGGTCGGCTCCTTCAACTACGGGCTTAACCTTTACCAGCCGGAACAAAACAATTTTCAGCGCTACCCGTATGACGACGAAACTCAAAATTCACTCAATGGAAACAGAATCAATTGTATATTGGAAGGAAACCAGGGGTTGATTTGGATCGGGACCAATAAAGGGCTGAACTCGTTCGATCCCTCATCAAACCAATTCACGTTTTATGATGCGCCCGACCAAAATATCAAAGCGATATTACAGGCGGAAAACGGCGCATTGTGGTTCAGTACAGACACCGGCATCGCTTGTTTTCACATCGAGAAAGAAAACTTTATCTTTTTTGACGACCATGACGGCATTTACTGCTCTCCCTTTCGCCAAAATGTCGCCAGCGTAATTGATGAGCAGATGTTTGTGTTTGGCGGTTCCGGCGGTTTAGTCAAATTTGATCCCGCATTGATCGCGATTAATACGTATGCGCCGCCCATCGTAATCAATTCGTTGTCTGTGTTGAATCGAAAGTATGGTTTAAGCCAAACCAACCCACGAGGCGAAATCGAACTCGACTTTACTCAAAACTCTGTCTCCTTCCAATTTGCGGCGCTCAATTACACCAATACCGCACAAAACCGATATCGCTATCGGCTAAATGGGTACGAATCCAACTGGAACGAAACCGACGCAAGCAACCGGTCAATTCAATACACCAATTTGCCGCCGGGCGATTATAAATTTGAGGTAATGGGTTCAAACAATGATGGAGTATGGAACCCCAAACCCGCAATGTTATCCATTGCAATTCATCCTGATATATGGCACAGCTCCTGGTTTCGCTCATTCCTCATATTTGCCTTCATCGCAATTGCCGTCATCATCTATCGCCTCAGCGTCGAACGCGCCGCCGCCCTCAATGCAGAGCGCCTCAAAACAGAATTCCTCGCCAATATGAGCCATGAAATCCGTACGCCGATCAATGGTATTATCGGCATGAACGAACTATTGCTCGGGACGGAACTGTCCCCGCGTCAACGGGGATACTTAGAACATTCTGAAAACTCCGCAAACCACTTGCTCAACCTGATTAATGAAGTGCTCGACTTGTCGAAAATAGATTCCGGCCAACTCAAGATGTCTCCCATTGAGCTTGATTTCCGCGAACAATTATACGAAGCCGTCTACTCCATTTCCGAAAAAGCGCATGAAAAAGGCATCGAACTTCTCTGCCACGTCTCGCCCGATGTCCCCGCGATTCTTATCGGCGACGAACTGCGCTTTAAGCAAGTGGTTCTCAACTTGATTGGCAATGCGATCAAATTCACCGACGACGGCGAGGTGGAATGCGACGTCTCCGTCGTCCATCAACACAACAGCGAGATCATGCTGCAATTCAAAATACGCGACACCGGCATTGGCGTCCCGGTTGAAAAACAGAACACCGTCTTCAATCTTTTCCATCAAGCCGACGCCACCACCACCCGCCAATATGGAGGCACAGGTTTAGGGTTAAACATTTCAATGAAAATCATTGAGATGATGAATGGAAAAATTTGGATTGACAGCCCCTATCTTGAGCGCTCAAAAAATGTCACTGGCGGGCCGGGATCGGCGTTTTTCTTCACGGCAAAATTCGGCGTCGCCGAAAACCAAATCGTTCCCGTTTTGTCTGATCCAGCCAACTGGGTGAATTTACGGATTTTGATCGTTGATGACAATTCAACCAATCTGTTAATTCTTCGGGACATGGTCAAAAATTCCTGGAAAATGATCCCCCACCTTGCCCTGAACACCGAGCAGGCCGATCAAATACTGGCGGAATACGCCATGCATGAAAACCCCATCCGCGTCGCAATCATTGATGGGCTGATGCCAAATGAAAACGGCCTTTCGTTAGCAAAACGGGTCCGGCAACACCCCAGTTATTCTTCAATCAAAATCGTCTTGCTTTCTTCCATCGAAAGCCACTATTTGCCGAACCATCAAAACCGGAAATTCGTAGACGGCATGTTGCTCAAACCCGTCAAACAAAGCGACCTGTATAATTCGCTCAGCAAAATCATCGACCATACCCCGACCCAAAAATCAAAAGAGCCGAAAGAAGAAAGCGCCGTCAAACCGTTTACCAAATCACTCAATATTCTTTTGGTTGAAGATGACGAGGTCAACCAATTGGTCACCATCAAGCGCCTTCAGTTAATGGGGCATACTGTTCAAATCGCCGCCAATGGCCAGCAAGCGGTCAATAAACACCTTCGCGAAACATTCGACGTGATCCTGATGGACTTACACATGCCGGTGATGGATGGAGTGGAGGCGACCATCGCCATACGCAATCGCGAATTAGACACGCAGAAACACACGCCCATCATCGCAATGTCAGCGGCTGTCATGCAAGAAGACCGCGACCGCTGCGTCGAATCAGGAATGGACGGATTTATCGCCAAGCCCGTCCGCTCAGAAATTTTACACAAAAAATTTCACGA